The DNA region CACGGACACGGGCATGGGCATGGGCACGGTCATGGCGGCGGCCACGGCCACGGTGACCGGCACCGGGGCTGACCGGGAGGGCGCCGCCCGGTGCCCGGTGCCCGGCCGGGACGGCCGGCCGTGTCGCCGGTTCTGACCCGTCGCCATCCGGCCGCCACGGCCGGGCCCGGTGGCGGTCCGCGGGAGCGGGCGCCCGTCGGGGCAGGGGATCGGCCCGGCCCCGCCGCGGGCCCCGGCCCCGGGCCGGGGCCTGCTCCACCGGTGCCCCGGCCGGTTTCGGCGCCGCCGCGGCCGGGAACGGAGCCGACCATGTTGTCCGTGGTGGTGGCCCCCTGGGGCGGTGATCCGGTGTTCGTGCGGGCCGGGGACGAGCCGCACGACGCGGCGAGCACGATGAAGGTGGCCGTGCTGGCCGCACTGCACCGCGGCGGGGCGGACCTCGACGCCCGCGTCCCGGTCGTGAACGCCTTCGCCTCGGCCGCGGGCGGCGAGTTCGGCAACGACCCGGACTGGGACAGCGACCCCGTCCCCTGGGGCCTGCTCGGCCGGACGGCCCCGCTCCGGCTGCTCGCCGAGCGGATGATCACCCACTCCTCGAACCTCGCCACCAACCTCTGCCTCGCCCGTACCGGTCACGCCGCGGTGGCCGAGGCCTGGCGCCGCGCGGGCGCCACGCACAGCGCCAGCCCGCGCGGCATCGAGGACTACCGGGCGCGTGACGCCGGGCTGCACAACCGGGTGACCGCCCGCGACCTGGTCCGCCTCCTCCAGTCCCTCGACGGCGAACCGGAGCTGCTCGCACTGCTCGAACGCAACGCCTTCCGGGTCGACCTCGCGGCCGGCCTGCCGCCCGGCACCAGGGTGGCGTTCAAGAACGGCTGGTTCCCCGGGGTGCGCCACAGCGTCGGCCTGGTCCACCCGGACGACTGCCCGCCGTACCTGCTGGCGGTCTGCTACACCGGCCCGTTGGCCTCCGGCGCGGACGAGGCGGAGGCGGACCCGGCGGCGCGGCTGGTGGCCCGGATCTCGGCCGCGGTCTGGGCGCGCCGGCACGCCGTCGCCGCCCGTGCCGTCGCCGCCCGTGCCGTCGCCGCCCGGGAGGTCGGCGGGTAGGCCGCGCGGGGTCGGGCCGGTGCCGGTCGGGCTGCGCCCCGGCGGCGGTGGGCCCCTCCGGCCCGCAGGACCTACGGCCGGTCCTGGGCCGCCAGCGCCGTGAGGCCCTCCAGCGCAGCCTCGTTGAGCAGGTTGATCCGCACGAACCCGGGCCGGCCGGAGAGTTCGAAGTGCCGGCCGTCCAGGGCGAGCAGCCGTTCGGCGGGGGCGTTCGGCCGGGCGAACAGGAAGTAGCCGGTGTCGATCGGTTCCTGTGCGGCCAGGGCGCCCGCCGCGGTGAGCCGCTGGTGGCCGTCGCGGACGTGGTCGAGCAGCCGGTGGTTGCCCTCGATCAGCATCAGGTCGGCGGCCCGGTGGGCGAACAGCCGGTCGGCCATGGTCACGTCGCCGTGCAGGTTGAGGTGGAGCTCGGCGAGCGGTTCGCGCAGCGGTTCGGGGACGAGCAGGTGGGCGCAGCGGTAGCCGTGGATGGACAGGTACTTGGTCGGGCAGACCATCCGCAGCGTGTGCTCGGCGGGCAGTGCGGCGGAGTCCTCCCGGCGGCCGCCGTCCCAGCGCATGTACTGGAAGGTGCCGTCGACGAACACCAGCGATCCGGTGGCGAGTTGCCACGCGGCGAGCTGCTTGAGCACGAGCTCCGGAACGCGTCGGCCGGTGTACCAGACCGGGTCGGTGAGCAGCAGGACGGTCCGCTCGTCGGGCAGCCGGAGGCTGAACCCGGGCTGGTGGGCGTGCGCCTCGGTGAGCTTGACCGGCTCGATGCCGAACCGCCGGAAGAGGTAGGCGAACTTGTAGTAGACCGGCGGCAGGTAGTGGATGCGGGTGTGGCCGGTGAGCCGCAGCCAGGTGCAGAAGGTGGCGAGCAGGGCGCTGGAGCCGCCGGCCGGGACGACCTGGGCGGGGGAGCACGGTTCGCCGTCGTAACTCTCGTGCAGGCGGGCGATCTTGCCGCGCAGCGCGTGGTCCTCGTCGATCGCCGGGTAGCGGGTGACGTCGCCGAGCCGGTACGGCGGGGTGTGGGCGAGGTCGCCGAGGTAGTCGGCCACGAAGGGGTGGCCGCCGTTGTAGTCGGAGACGAACAGCCGTCCGTCCGGCTGCTGCCGGGCCCGTTCCACGGCTTCGTGCAGGTCGAGCATGTGGAACAGCGACGACGACGTCATCCGTCACCCCTCGGGCGGTCGGCCTCTTTGTCGGACGGGCGTCAAGTCTGTCCCCGGCCCGGCACGGACACAAGTCCGCCCCGGGCCGGGTTCGTTCACGCAGGACCGGTCGGGCCGGAGCGCACGCCGGCCGCGCACCGGCCGTCCGTCGGCCGTCCGTCGGCCGTCCGTCGGCCGCTCACCGGCCGCACGGGAGCCCGCTCGGGAGCTCGGACGGGAGCCGGAGGGGAGTCCGCCCACGGGCCTGCGGCGCCTGAGGAGTTCACGGGCCGTTCACGCCGCGGGGGCCGGACCCGCCGGGTCCGGCCCCCGCGGGGGGTGCGGGCCGCTCAGTACGGCTTGACGAGGACGTGGGCGGCGCCCGGGATGCCGACCTTCAGCAGCTCGTCCTCCTCCGGGGTGGTCGGCGTGCCGGTCTCCTGCTTGAGGATGGCCCGGGACAGCGCCTGCACCCACATCGCGCGCGGCCGGCGGCGCTCCTCCCAGGCGGCCAGCGCGGCGGGCACGGTCTCGGCGGCGTCCAGGCTCTGGGCGAGCACCAGGGCGTCCTCCACGGCCATCGCCGCGCCCTGGGCCAGGTGCGGGGTGGACGCGTGCGCGGCGTCGCCGGCCAGCACCACCCGGCCGACGTGCCAGGGCTCCTCGACGGTGACCTGGGAGATCCGGGTGTACACCACCGCGGCCGGGTCGGTGACCTGGGCCAGTGCCTCGGCGATCGGCCCGCCGAAGCCGGCCAGCCGCTCGCGCAGCTGCTCGTGGGCCAGCTCCTGGTCCGGCCGGAAGTCCTCGGCCTCGGCGAACACCGAGCCCAGGTACATCAGGTCCTCGCTGATCGGCGTGAGCAGCGCCTTGGCCTTGAGGTTGCCGGCCGACATCACGACGCCCTGCACCTCGGGCGAACGGGGCAGGGTGACGCGCCAGTTGGCGAAGCCGGTGTACTCGGGCGCGTAGGCCTCGCCGTAGAGCCGCTTGCGCAGCGGCGAGCCGATGCCGTCGAAGCCGACCACGAGGTCGTAGCGGCCGCTCTGCCCGTCGGACAGGGTGACCGCCACCTCCTCGCCCTCGTCGACGAGTTCGGCGATCGTGGTGCCGAACCGGATGCCGACCCCGGCGGCGGTGGCGGCCTCGCCGAGCAGTCGGGCGAGGGCGGGCCGGGGGATGCCGTTGTTGGACGGCGCGTCGCCCATCCGGGGCTGCGGGATCTTCGCGACGGTGGCGCCGGCCGGGTCGCAGATGGTCAGCACCTCCCACTCGAACCCGGCCTTGAGGCACTGGTCGAGGATGCCGATCTCGCGCATCACGTGCAGCGCGTTGGACGGCTGGATGATGCCGACGCCGAGCGCCTCCAGCTCGTCGCGCAGCTCCACGACGTCGACCCGGTGGCCGCGCCGGGCGAGGGCGGTGGCGGCGGTCAGGCCGCCGATGCCGCCGCCGTGGACGAGTACGCGCAGGGGTGGGGTCATGACGGGGTTCTCCAAGCGGAAGGGGAAGCGGGGAGGAAGGGGGCGGGAGCCGGATCGGGGGCCCGGCCGCCGGGTGGGACCGGGTGGGGCCGGGTGGGCCGGAGCCGGGCGGAGAAACGTTTCAGCCGACGGCCGACCCGGCCGCCGAGAGGTCCATCAGGTGGTCGACCAGGGCCAGCAGCAGGTCCCGCCCGTACGCGCGCTCCCGGACGTCGCCGAGCAGCA from Kitasatospora sp. NBC_00458 includes:
- a CDS encoding aminotransferase class I/II-fold pyridoxal phosphate-dependent enzyme, producing MTSSSLFHMLDLHEAVERARQQPDGRLFVSDYNGGHPFVADYLGDLAHTPPYRLGDVTRYPAIDEDHALRGKIARLHESYDGEPCSPAQVVPAGGSSALLATFCTWLRLTGHTRIHYLPPVYYKFAYLFRRFGIEPVKLTEAHAHQPGFSLRLPDERTVLLLTDPVWYTGRRVPELVLKQLAAWQLATGSLVFVDGTFQYMRWDGGRREDSAALPAEHTLRMVCPTKYLSIHGYRCAHLLVPEPLREPLAELHLNLHGDVTMADRLFAHRAADLMLIEGNHRLLDHVRDGHQRLTAAGALAAQEPIDTGYFLFARPNAPAERLLALDGRHFELSGRPGFVRINLLNEAALEGLTALAAQDRP
- a CDS encoding FAD-dependent monooxygenase is translated as MTPPLRVLVHGGGIGGLTAATALARRGHRVDVVELRDELEALGVGIIQPSNALHVMREIGILDQCLKAGFEWEVLTICDPAGATVAKIPQPRMGDAPSNNGIPRPALARLLGEAATAAGVGIRFGTTIAELVDEGEEVAVTLSDGQSGRYDLVVGFDGIGSPLRKRLYGEAYAPEYTGFANWRVTLPRSPEVQGVVMSAGNLKAKALLTPISEDLMYLGSVFAEAEDFRPDQELAHEQLRERLAGFGGPIAEALAQVTDPAAVVYTRISQVTVEEPWHVGRVVLAGDAAHASTPHLAQGAAMAVEDALVLAQSLDAAETVPAALAAWEERRRPRAMWVQALSRAILKQETGTPTTPEEDELLKVGIPGAAHVLVKPY
- a CDS encoding serine hydrolase encodes the protein MLSVVVAPWGGDPVFVRAGDEPHDAASTMKVAVLAALHRGGADLDARVPVVNAFASAAGGEFGNDPDWDSDPVPWGLLGRTAPLRLLAERMITHSSNLATNLCLARTGHAAVAEAWRRAGATHSASPRGIEDYRARDAGLHNRVTARDLVRLLQSLDGEPELLALLERNAFRVDLAAGLPPGTRVAFKNGWFPGVRHSVGLVHPDDCPPYLLAVCYTGPLASGADEAEADPAARLVARISAAVWARRHAVAARAVAARAVAAREVGG